A genomic window from Triticum urartu cultivar G1812 chromosome 7, Tu2.1, whole genome shotgun sequence includes:
- the LOC125521873 gene encoding acetylserotonin O-methyltransferase 1-like, with translation MSPIQSKNSSQDLLQAQVDLWHHALGFVKSMALKCAMELQIPNTIQHHGGAMTPSELAAKIGLHPSKLPRLRRLMRVLTVSGIFAVHESTTADKEAVYVLTPTTCLLVSDEVKSNLFPILSLMLDSTVLAPFFGMNSWFLDEHSTSLFKKAHGLTFWEMADKNDSYNQSINNAMVSDSNFLMDIILRECGDVFLGINSLIDVAGGHGGAASAIAKAFPQMKCTVLDLPHVVEEAPTDDHVSFISGDMFKYIPPADALFLKWVFHDWGDEDCVKILKKCKEAIPPREAGGKVIIVDMVVGSGPNEIVTRETQVFFDLFIMFLEGIEREEFEWKNVFMQAGFSEYKIISVLGVRSVIELYP, from the exons ATGTCACCCATTCAAAGCAAGAATAGCTCTCAGGATTTGCTCCAGGCTCAAGTTGACCTTTGGCACCATGCATTGGGATTTGTCAAGTCCATGGCACTAAAATGTGCAATGGAACTGCAAATCCCTAACACCATCCAACACCATGGTGGGGCTATGACACCTTCTGAGTTGGCCGCAAAGATCGGGCTCCATCCATCTAAGCTTCCCCGCTTACGACGGCTCATGCGGGTGCTCACCGTATCAGGCATCTTTGCTGTCCATGAATCCACCACGGCAGACAAGGAGGCTGTTTATGTGCTTACCCCAACCACTTGCCTCCTCGTTAGCGATGAAGTTAAATCGAATTTATTTCCCATTCTGTCTTTGATGCTTGATTCAACTGTCCTTGCCCCCTTTTTTGGCATGAACTCATGGTTCCTAGATGAGCACTCTACATCCTTGTTCAAAAAGGCTCATGGCCTTACCTTCTGGGAGATGGCTGACAAGAATGATTCTTACAACCAGTCAATCAACAATGCAATGGTTTCTGATAGTAACTTTCTCATGGATATCATCTTGAGGGAGTGTGGTGATGTATTTCTTGGTATAAACTCGCTTATTGATGTCGCTGGGGGCCATGGTGGAGCTGCCAGTGCAATTGCGAAGGCATTCCCGCAAATGAAATGCACAGTGTTGGATCTCCCTCACGTGGTTGAAGAAGCTCCTACTGATGACCATGTGTCATTTATTTCTGGCGATATGTTCAAGTACATTCCACCAGCGGATGCTCTTTTCCTGAAG TGGGTTTTTCATGATTGGGGCGACGAAGATTGTGTCAAGATACTAAAAAAATGCAAGGAAGCTATCCCTCCCAGAGAGGCCGGTGGGAAGGTGATAATCGTAGATATGGTGGTTGGATCTGGGCCAAATGAAATTGTTACAAGAGAGACACAGGTTTTCTTTGATCTGTTTATCATGTTTCTCGAGGGGATCGAGCGAGAGGAGTTCGAGTGGAAAAATGTATTCATGCAAGCCGGGTTCAGCGAGTACAAAATTATATCGGTGCTGGGGGTTAGATCTGTTATTGAGCTCTACCCCTGA
- the LOC125521691 gene encoding O-methyltransferase ZRP4-like, with the protein MALTGQSTDDQAVLDAEHELWATTFSYIKSMALKSALDLRLADAIHHHGGAATLPQIVARVAVHPSKVLCLRRLMRTLTVSGVFSVVQQEDVVVPAAPVNNGTCNGAVAAEPLYALTPVSRLLIGSQSSGSIMAFVLSPVLVAPFLGIGAWFQHALPDPCLFEQAHGEALWEMSGHDAALDALINSAMVSDSRFIVDIAVRESGDVFRGISSLVDVGGGLGAAAQVISEAFPHLQCSVLELEHVVSKAPAGTCVKYVAGDMFESVPPADAVFLKSVLHDWDDEKCVKILKTCRKAIPPREAGGKVIIIDIVVGADKKHGEVHALLDLYIMFINGVERDEQEWSKIFLEAGFSGYKIIPVLGFRSIIEVYP; encoded by the exons ATGGCGCTCACCGGCCAGAGCACCGACGACCAGGCCGTGCTGGACGCCGAGCACGAGCTCTGGGCAACCACATTCTCCTACATCAAGTCCATGGCGCTCAAGTCGGCCCTGGACCTCCGCCTCGCCGACGCCATCCACCACCACGGCGGCGCCGCCACCCTCCCCCAGATAGTCGCCAGGGTCGCGGTGCACCCGTCCAAGGTCCTCTGCCTGCGCCGCCTCATGCGCACGCTCACCGTCTCGGGCGTCTTCAGCGTCGTCCAGCAGGAGGACGTCGTCGTCCCGGCTGCCCCCGTGAACAACGGCACCTGCAACGGCGCCGTCGCTGCCGAGCCCTTGTACGCTCTCACGCCGGTGTCCCGCCTCCTCATCGGCTCGCAGAGCTCGGGTTCCATCATGGCCTTCGTGCTCAGCCCCGTCCTCGTCGCCCCCTTCCTCGGGATCGGCGCGTGGTTCCAGCACGCGCTGCCGGACCCCTGCCTCTTCGAGCAGGCGCACGGCGAGGCGCTGTGGGAGATGTCCGGGCACGACGCGGCGCTGGACGCGCTGATCAACAGCGCCATGGTCTCGGACAGCCGCTTCATCGTGGACATCGCCGTCAGGGAGAGCGGCGACGTTTTCCGGGGGATAAGCTCCCTGGTCGACGTGGGCGGTGGCCTCGGCGCGGCGGCCCAAGTCATCTCGGAGGCGTTCCCGCACCTGCAGTGCAGCGTGCTGGAGCTCGAGCACGTCGTCAGCAAGGCGCCCGCCGGCACCTGCGTCAAGTACGTTGCCGGCGACATGTTCGAGAGCGTTCCACCGGCAGACGCCGTCTTCCTCAAG TCGGTTCTTCATGACTGGGACGACGAGAAGTGCGTCAAAATACTGAAGACTTGCAGAAAGGCCATTCCTCCAAGAGAGGCGGGAGGGAAGGTGATAATCATCGATATAGTGGTCGGAGCAGACAAGAAGCACGGGGAGGTGCATGCGTTGCTCGATCTGTACATTATGTTTATCAATGGTGTTGAGCGAGATGAGCAAGAGTGGAGCAAGATCTTCCTAGAAGCTGGGTTTAGCGGCTACAAGATTATACCGGTTCTAGGGTTCCGGTCGATCATCGAGGTCTACCCGTGA